One window from the genome of Pseudonocardia hierapolitana encodes:
- a CDS encoding NAD(P)-dependent oxidoreductase, protein MGKIVVFGAGGRAGRRVVEEAAARGHAVTAVTRTPDSRFADRRITVVGGDVTDPASVAAAATGHDAAITAAARLDVPAVEFYTAATRALVAGLTEVGVSRLVLVGIGSALEVEPGHRMLDDPAFPADHRAFALGHVAQLDVLADASIDWVVLAPPPVFLDESAARTGRYRTGGQTLLVPSPGSFSYADLAVALVDEAESPRHHRTMVAVGP, encoded by the coding sequence ATGGGAAAGATCGTGGTCTTCGGAGCTGGTGGTCGGGCCGGTCGCAGGGTGGTGGAGGAAGCCGCGGCGCGCGGGCACGCCGTCACGGCCGTGACGCGCACCCCGGACAGCCGGTTCGCGGACCGGCGCATCACGGTGGTCGGCGGAGACGTCACGGACCCGGCGAGCGTGGCCGCGGCGGCCACCGGGCACGACGCGGCGATCACCGCGGCGGCCCGGCTCGACGTGCCGGCCGTCGAGTTCTACACGGCGGCGACGCGGGCGCTGGTGGCCGGGCTGACCGAGGTGGGCGTCTCCCGGCTCGTCCTCGTGGGGATCGGCTCGGCGTTGGAGGTGGAGCCGGGCCACCGCATGCTCGACGACCCGGCCTTCCCGGCAGACCACCGGGCCTTCGCGCTCGGCCACGTCGCCCAGCTCGACGTGCTCGCCGATGCCTCGATCGACTGGGTCGTGCTCGCACCGCCGCCGGTGTTCCTCGACGAGAGCGCCGCCCGCACCGGCCGCTACCGCACCGGCGGCCAGACGCTACTGGTGCCGTCACCCGGGTCGTTCTCCTACGCCGATCTCGCAGTCGCCCTCGTCGACGAGGCGGAATCTCCGCGGCACCACCGGACGATGGTCGCCGTGGGCCCCTGA
- a CDS encoding winged helix-turn-helix transcriptional regulator codes for MPEPLDPDMFACCADHTTLPVRIGDKWTAKILVCLRDGPRRFSELQVPLAPITPKVLTESLRAMERDGLVTRTAHPGIPPHVEYALTALGRSLFAPLAASCAWNAAHGEELRKAREAYVRQ; via the coding sequence GTGCCCGAACCGCTCGACCCCGACATGTTCGCCTGCTGTGCCGACCACACCACGCTCCCGGTCCGGATCGGCGACAAGTGGACGGCGAAGATCCTCGTCTGCCTGCGCGACGGCCCGCGCCGGTTCTCCGAACTGCAGGTCCCGCTCGCGCCCATCACCCCGAAGGTCCTCACCGAGTCGCTGCGCGCGATGGAGCGCGACGGGCTGGTCACCCGCACCGCGCACCCCGGAATCCCGCCGCACGTCGAGTACGCCCTCACCGCGCTCGGCCGCTCGCTGTTCGCGCCGCTCGCCGCCTCGTGCGCCTGGAACGCCGCGCACGGCGAGGAGCTGCGGAAGGCCCGGGAGGCCTACGTGCGGCAGTGA
- the dinB gene encoding DNA polymerase IV — protein sequence MFVPGEASILHADLDAFYASVEQRDDPRLRGRPVIVGGGVVLAASYEAKACGVATAMGGRQALALCPHAIVVPPRMSAYSAASKAVFEVFRQTTPLVEGLSIDEAFLDVGGLRRISGPPIDIAVRLRREVRERVGLPITVGVARTKFLAKVASGVAKPDGLLVVPPDGELAFLHPLAVERLWGVGRITAAKLREYGISSVGEVAALPESVLVSTLGRALGRHLHALARGSDPRPVVVGRRRGSIGSQRAIGRGPHTPESIDAVVVGLVDRVTRRMRKAHRVGRTVMLRLRFADFSRISRSHTLAQPASGTTEVLAAVRALVARAQPLIRERGCTLVGIAVGNLDDDATVQLELPFDEGDADALDTALDEVHRRFGTSAVTRAVLLGRDQGLTVPLLPD from the coding sequence ATGTTCGTGCCTGGCGAGGCCTCCATCCTCCATGCCGATCTCGACGCGTTCTACGCCTCGGTCGAGCAGCGCGACGACCCGCGGCTGCGCGGGCGGCCGGTGATCGTCGGCGGGGGCGTGGTGCTGGCGGCCAGCTACGAGGCCAAGGCGTGCGGGGTGGCCACCGCCATGGGCGGCCGGCAGGCACTCGCCCTGTGCCCGCACGCGATCGTCGTCCCGCCGCGGATGTCGGCGTACTCGGCGGCCAGCAAAGCCGTGTTCGAGGTGTTCCGGCAGACCACGCCGCTGGTGGAGGGCCTGTCGATCGACGAGGCGTTCCTCGACGTCGGCGGCCTGCGCCGGATCTCCGGCCCTCCGATCGACATCGCGGTGCGGTTGCGCAGGGAGGTGCGCGAGCGCGTCGGCCTGCCGATCACCGTGGGTGTGGCCCGCACGAAGTTCCTGGCCAAGGTCGCGAGCGGGGTGGCCAAGCCAGACGGGCTGCTCGTCGTCCCGCCCGACGGGGAGCTGGCCTTCCTGCACCCGCTCGCCGTGGAGCGGCTGTGGGGCGTCGGTCGCATCACGGCGGCCAAGCTGCGCGAGTACGGCATCTCGAGCGTGGGTGAGGTCGCCGCGCTCCCCGAGTCCGTGCTGGTGTCCACGCTGGGTCGAGCGCTGGGCCGCCATCTGCACGCGCTCGCCCGGGGCAGCGACCCGCGTCCGGTCGTGGTGGGCCGCAGGCGCGGCTCGATCGGCTCCCAGCGGGCCATCGGGCGCGGCCCGCACACGCCGGAGAGCATCGACGCCGTGGTCGTCGGGCTGGTCGACCGCGTCACGCGCCGCATGCGGAAGGCCCACCGCGTGGGCCGCACCGTGATGCTGCGGTTGCGGTTCGCCGACTTCTCCCGCATCTCCCGCTCCCACACCCTCGCCCAGCCGGCGTCGGGCACCACCGAGGTGCTCGCCGCGGTACGCGCGCTCGTCGCCAGGGCGCAGCCGCTCATCAGGGAGCGGGGGTGCACGCTCGTCGGCATCGCCGTGGGCAACCTCGACGACGACGCAACGGTGCAGCTCGAGCTGCCGTTCGACGAGGGCGACGCCGATGCCCTCGACACCGCGCTGGACGAGGTGCACCGGCGGTTCGGCACCTCGGCGGTCACGCGGGCGGTGCTGCTCGGCCGCGACCAGGGCCTCACGGTGCCGCTGTTGCCCGACTGA
- a CDS encoding GNAT family N-acetyltransferase, translating into MDRPRVTLRAMTEDEYRSYVDEVQAAVVAELVATMPEEEARAKAAGGIAHYLPDGVATPNHTLVIAEDAAGTPVGNAWVGPDPNRAEGSDAAWLYDINVHQRARRKGYGSAILAEVEALVVRDGKARLGLNVVGTNEAAIALYRKSGYAVATIQMSKPLP; encoded by the coding sequence ATGGATCGACCACGGGTGACGCTGCGCGCGATGACCGAGGACGAGTACCGCTCGTACGTCGACGAGGTGCAGGCCGCGGTCGTCGCGGAGCTCGTCGCGACGATGCCCGAGGAGGAGGCCCGCGCCAAGGCCGCCGGCGGGATCGCGCACTACCTGCCCGACGGTGTCGCCACCCCGAACCACACGCTCGTGATCGCCGAGGACGCCGCGGGCACGCCCGTCGGGAACGCGTGGGTGGGACCCGACCCGAACCGCGCCGAGGGTTCCGACGCCGCGTGGCTGTACGACATCAACGTCCACCAGCGCGCCCGCCGCAAGGGGTACGGCTCGGCGATCCTCGCCGAGGTCGAGGCGCTGGTCGTGCGCGACGGCAAGGCTCGCCTCGGCCTCAACGTCGTCGGCACGAACGAGGCGGCGATCGCGCTGTACCGCAAGAGCGGCTATGCCGTCGCGACGATTCAGATGTCCAAGCCGCTCCCGTAG
- a CDS encoding DUF2332 domain-containing protein has translation MYRRFGEADAAGTSPLYERVAVALSESDEALRAIEAAPARKRHPAVILAALHDLALAGRAPALAAAYAAADGDAAARAAIDTLLRMTESVVAVAARRRPRTDETGRCPVLYPAIAEAARRVGANAVGLIDVGCSAGLNLNVDRVGITYSNRQVLGDPASPVQMSSSVVGDRSIPTRAMPEVVARVGVDLDPVDVTDADEARWLRACLWPDQPERAARLDAEIALAATAPPLLLRGDALEVLPDAFARVPADALPVVTTTWTLSRLPLESRLRFLHRLDEAATRRAVAWVSAEGVGVAPAIPTLGDRRASGHSIIGLAVFDASTLRTEAVGRCWSQGRLLAWLADSD, from the coding sequence GTGTACCGGCGCTTCGGTGAGGCCGACGCCGCCGGAACGTCGCCGCTGTACGAGCGCGTCGCCGTCGCCCTGAGCGAGTCCGACGAGGCGCTGCGCGCCATCGAGGCGGCTCCTGCCCGCAAGCGGCACCCCGCGGTGATCCTCGCCGCGCTGCACGACCTCGCCCTCGCCGGACGCGCCCCGGCGCTCGCCGCCGCCTATGCCGCTGCGGACGGCGACGCCGCCGCGCGCGCGGCGATCGACACGCTGCTGCGGATGACCGAGTCGGTCGTGGCCGTCGCCGCGCGCCGGCGGCCGCGGACGGACGAGACCGGACGCTGCCCCGTGCTGTATCCGGCCATCGCCGAGGCGGCGCGCCGGGTGGGCGCGAATGCGGTCGGGCTGATCGACGTGGGCTGCTCGGCCGGGCTCAACCTCAACGTCGATCGCGTCGGCATCACCTACAGCAACAGACAGGTGCTGGGCGACCCGGCGTCTCCGGTGCAGATGTCGTCCTCGGTCGTGGGAGACCGGTCCATCCCGACGCGGGCGATGCCCGAGGTGGTCGCCCGGGTCGGCGTCGACCTCGATCCGGTCGACGTGACCGACGCGGACGAGGCCCGGTGGTTGCGCGCCTGCCTGTGGCCGGACCAGCCGGAGCGGGCGGCGCGGCTCGACGCGGAGATCGCGTTGGCGGCGACGGCCCCTCCGCTGCTGCTGCGAGGTGACGCCCTCGAGGTGCTGCCCGACGCCTTCGCCCGGGTGCCCGCGGACGCCCTGCCTGTCGTCACCACGACGTGGACGCTGTCGCGCCTCCCGCTCGAGAGCCGCCTGCGTTTCCTGCACCGCCTCGACGAAGCGGCGACCCGCCGGGCGGTGGCGTGGGTGTCAGCGGAGGGGGTCGGGGTCGCGCCGGCGATACCGACGCTGGGCGATCGCCGGGCCTCCGGCCACAGCATCATCGGCCTGGCGGTGTTCGACGCGTCGACCCTGCGCACCGAGGCCGTCGGCCGCTGCTGGTCGCAGGGCCGCTTGCTGGCGTGGCTGGCCGACTCCGACTGA
- a CDS encoding dihydrofolate reductase family protein, whose product MSKVVMQTIVSVDGFIATDDDQVGPLFDWFGTGDRPLYENGPLVTGRSYDYYRPMLDAIGALVVGRHVFDITDGWGGRPPAGDHCVVVSHRPAPDGWDTSAPFHFVDDVSDAVRLAKELAGDRTVSIAAGDVGGQIFEAGLVDEVALDVVPVVFGTGKRYFGRLSKQVLLEDPDEVVQGDRVLHLRFRVRK is encoded by the coding sequence ATGAGCAAGGTGGTCATGCAGACGATCGTGTCGGTCGACGGGTTCATCGCGACGGACGACGACCAGGTGGGACCGCTGTTCGACTGGTTCGGGACCGGTGACAGGCCGCTGTACGAGAACGGCCCGCTCGTCACCGGGCGGTCCTACGACTACTACCGGCCGATGCTGGACGCGATCGGCGCGCTGGTCGTCGGCCGGCACGTCTTCGACATAACCGACGGCTGGGGAGGCAGGCCTCCCGCGGGAGACCACTGCGTGGTCGTCTCGCACCGGCCGGCGCCCGATGGCTGGGACACCTCCGCGCCGTTCCACTTCGTCGACGACGTGAGCGATGCCGTGCGCCTCGCCAAGGAGCTCGCCGGGGACCGGACCGTCTCGATCGCGGCGGGTGACGTCGGCGGGCAGATCTTCGAGGCCGGGCTCGTCGACGAGGTCGCACTCGACGTGGTGCCGGTGGTGTTCGGCACGGGCAAGCGCTACTTCGGCCGGCTCTCGAAGCAGGTCCTGCTCGAGGACCCCGACGAGGTCGTCCAGGGCGACCGGGTGCTCCACCTGCGCTTCCGGGTCCGGAAGTGA
- a CDS encoding helix-turn-helix transcriptional regulator, whose amino-acid sequence MGTDPSRRMLALLSTLQDGRTWSGADLASRLGTSPRTLRRDIDRLRELGYPVQARPGPGGHYQLVAGTAMPPLLLDDDEAVAIAVGLRLAAGGRTRIDDEEGAASRALRKLEQVLPARLRRKVTALHRATETAPAPGAAVSTRLLSLVGTAAEQHERLVFGYRSRDGEPTERRVEPYRQVLADRSWYLLGWDLDRGDWRTFRLDRVTGARTTGERFTPRELPAESAAAYLDARLKAPRHRAVLTFIAPYRQMIDRLAHQDGTLERIDDDRCRYTTWVDSFEWLAVTTAILGVEFRVEEPAGFAEYCAGLRDRLGRAVT is encoded by the coding sequence ATGGGTACAGACCCGAGCCGACGGATGCTCGCGTTGCTGTCCACGCTGCAGGACGGCCGCACGTGGAGCGGGGCTGATCTGGCGTCCCGGCTCGGCACCAGCCCGCGCACGCTGCGCCGCGACATCGACCGGCTGCGCGAGCTCGGCTACCCGGTGCAGGCCCGACCCGGTCCGGGTGGTCACTACCAGCTGGTGGCCGGCACGGCGATGCCGCCGCTCCTGCTCGACGACGACGAGGCCGTCGCGATCGCGGTCGGGCTGCGGCTCGCAGCGGGCGGCCGGACCCGGATCGACGACGAGGAGGGCGCGGCGTCCCGCGCCCTGCGCAAGCTGGAGCAGGTGCTCCCGGCCCGGCTGCGACGCAAGGTCACCGCCCTGCACCGGGCCACCGAGACCGCGCCCGCCCCGGGCGCCGCGGTGAGCACGCGGCTGCTGAGCCTCGTCGGAACGGCCGCGGAGCAGCACGAACGGCTCGTGTTCGGCTACCGCTCCCGGGACGGGGAGCCGACCGAACGACGGGTGGAGCCGTACCGGCAGGTGCTCGCCGACCGGAGCTGGTACTTGCTGGGCTGGGATCTCGACCGCGGTGACTGGCGGACGTTCCGGCTCGACCGCGTGACGGGCGCCCGCACCACCGGCGAGCGGTTCACGCCCCGCGAGCTGCCCGCCGAGTCGGCCGCCGCCTACCTCGACGCGAGGCTGAAGGCCCCGCGACATCGCGCCGTGCTGACCTTCATCGCCCCGTACCGGCAGATGATCGACCGCCTCGCGCACCAGGACGGCACGCTCGAACGGATCGACGACGACCGCTGCCGCTACACGACCTGGGTCGACTCGTTCGAGTGGCTGGCGGTCACGACCGCGAT
- a CDS encoding helix-turn-helix domain-containing protein, whose product MEYVARAPAPALASIVDDLYYLAGTPPYPRLTIPPMPSALVIINLAAPFRVTHPGGSEDFADGCVWATPACRTTFEYPRNTRSVGVHLKPWGLVPLTGVPAAMLGLPVPVEAVWGAFAKELADRLDDAATPAAMLDILEAALLARARPVAGLGLVHDTSTRIGRSAGSLSIARLTDAAGVSSTHLTARFKHLVGTTPKRLARTYRFAEVVRSINPACDVDWAEVAHRAGYYDQPHFTHELQRFTGLTPTAYLDLRRRFAAEHPDNALDVGPLPPV is encoded by the coding sequence ATGGAGTACGTCGCCCGGGCGCCGGCGCCTGCGCTGGCCTCCATCGTGGACGACCTCTACTACCTCGCCGGCACACCGCCATACCCACGGCTCACGATCCCCCCGATGCCCTCGGCGCTGGTGATCATCAATCTCGCAGCCCCGTTCCGGGTCACCCACCCGGGCGGCAGCGAGGACTTCGCGGACGGGTGCGTGTGGGCGACGCCTGCCTGTCGGACGACCTTCGAGTACCCCCGGAACACGAGGTCGGTCGGCGTACACCTCAAGCCGTGGGGGCTGGTGCCGCTCACCGGCGTGCCGGCGGCGATGCTCGGTCTGCCGGTTCCGGTCGAGGCGGTCTGGGGCGCTTTTGCGAAGGAGCTGGCCGACCGGCTCGATGACGCCGCCACACCCGCGGCCATGCTGGATATCCTCGAAGCCGCGCTCCTGGCCCGCGCGAGGCCGGTGGCCGGGCTCGGACTGGTGCACGACACGAGCACCCGGATCGGCCGGAGCGCGGGCAGCCTCTCCATCGCAAGGCTGACCGACGCGGCCGGCGTCAGCAGCACACATCTCACCGCGCGGTTCAAGCACCTGGTGGGGACCACGCCGAAGCGCCTCGCGCGCACGTACCGCTTCGCCGAGGTCGTCAGATCGATCAACCCCGCCTGCGACGTCGACTGGGCGGAGGTCGCGCATCGGGCCGGCTACTACGACCAGCCCCATTTCACCCATGAGCTGCAGCGGTTCACCGGGCTCACGCCCACGGCGTACCTCGACCTGCGCCGACGATTCGCCGCCGAGCATCCCGACAACGCTCTCGACGTCGGGCCGCTGCCGCCCGTGTGA
- a CDS encoding excinuclease ABC subunit UvrA: protein MDVIRVVGARENNLRDVTVEIPKGRLTVVTGVSGSGKSSLVFDTIAAESRRQLGEMFPAFVRNRLTHQGQPDVDVLENLSAAIVVDQRRIGGNARSTVGTATDIAPLLRLLYSRVATPHVGYSPAFSFNDPSGMCPRCEGLGSVVDIDVDRLVDRDRSLDEGAIRMSTFQPGTYRWKRYVHSGLVDRAKPLRDYRPDEWDALLHAEEMTPPSPDPEFPRTGTYLGVIPRIRRDYLAGGHSKVPRRVREEVERLVTRLPCPECHGARLNAAARSATIDGRSIVDCGRLELGDLAAFLRTIELPVAAPIVRAVVHRLDALVDVGLGYLSLDRETPTLSGGEAQRITMVRQLGSSLTDLTYILDEPSAGLHPHDVDRLIGLLRRLRDKGNTVLVVEHDRDVIAAADHVVDLGPGAGTAGGRVLYTGDVAGLTRSDTATGRALRSRPVLNRSPRRPTGELRIGGASLHNLRDVDVTVPRGVLTVVSGVAGSGKSTLVTEVLPRVHPEVLVVDQSPPRGSRRSTPASYLGVLDPLRAAFARANGVPAALFSPNSAGACPVCRGRGVIETDLAFLDPVSTVCEACGGSRFSDEALRHRLHGRTIADVLALTVDEARAVLPAVRPALDRTVDVGLGHLTLDRPLTTLSGGERQRLKLAAEPAVEGGVVVLDEPTAGLHPSDVARLLEVLHRLVERGSTVVVVEHDLDVVARADRVIELGPGPGREGGRIVFTGTPCALVAHEASITGRHLRRALAPERCGARL, encoded by the coding sequence ATGGATGTCATCCGCGTGGTGGGCGCCAGGGAGAACAACCTGCGCGACGTCACCGTCGAGATCCCGAAGGGCAGGCTCACGGTCGTGACCGGGGTGTCCGGGTCGGGGAAGTCGTCACTCGTGTTCGACACGATCGCCGCGGAGTCGCGACGGCAGCTCGGCGAGATGTTCCCGGCGTTCGTGCGCAACCGGCTCACCCACCAGGGCCAGCCGGACGTGGACGTGCTGGAGAACCTCTCGGCCGCGATCGTGGTCGACCAGCGCCGCATCGGGGGGAACGCACGCTCTACGGTCGGCACCGCCACCGACATCGCCCCGTTGTTGCGGCTGCTGTACTCGCGCGTCGCGACGCCGCACGTCGGGTATTCGCCCGCGTTCTCGTTCAACGACCCGAGCGGGATGTGCCCGCGGTGCGAGGGGCTCGGATCGGTGGTCGACATCGACGTCGACCGGCTGGTCGACCGCGATCGATCGCTCGACGAGGGCGCCATCCGCATGTCGACCTTCCAGCCCGGCACCTACCGGTGGAAGCGGTACGTGCACTCGGGTCTCGTCGACCGCGCGAAGCCGCTGCGGGACTACCGCCCCGACGAGTGGGACGCGTTGCTGCACGCCGAGGAGATGACCCCGCCGAGCCCGGACCCCGAGTTCCCGCGTACCGGCACCTACCTCGGCGTCATCCCCCGGATCCGGCGCGACTACCTGGCGGGCGGGCACTCGAAGGTGCCGCGGCGCGTGCGCGAGGAGGTCGAGCGGCTGGTCACCCGCCTGCCGTGCCCGGAGTGCCACGGCGCCCGGCTGAACGCCGCCGCCCGCAGCGCGACGATCGACGGCCGCAGCATCGTCGACTGCGGCCGCCTCGAGCTCGGCGACCTGGCCGCGTTCCTGCGCACGATCGAGCTCCCGGTGGCGGCACCGATCGTGCGAGCCGTCGTGCACCGGCTCGACGCGCTCGTCGACGTCGGGCTCGGGTACCTGAGCCTCGACCGCGAGACCCCGACGCTCTCCGGCGGTGAGGCGCAGCGCATCACGATGGTCCGCCAGCTCGGCAGCAGCCTCACCGACCTCACCTACATCCTCGACGAGCCGAGCGCAGGGCTGCACCCGCACGACGTGGACCGGCTCATCGGGCTGCTGCGCCGGTTGCGCGACAAGGGCAACACCGTGCTCGTGGTGGAGCACGACCGGGACGTGATCGCCGCGGCCGACCACGTCGTCGACCTGGGCCCGGGCGCAGGCACCGCGGGCGGCCGGGTCCTGTACACCGGTGACGTGGCCGGGCTGACGCGCTCGGACACGGCCACCGGCCGGGCACTGCGCAGCCGCCCGGTGCTCAACCGCTCGCCCCGCAGGCCGACCGGTGAGCTGCGGATCGGGGGTGCGTCTCTGCACAACCTGCGCGACGTGGACGTGACGGTGCCGCGCGGGGTGCTCACGGTCGTCAGCGGTGTCGCGGGTTCGGGCAAGAGCACGCTGGTCACCGAGGTGCTGCCGCGCGTCCACCCGGAGGTGCTGGTGGTGGACCAGTCCCCGCCGCGCGGGTCCCGCCGCTCCACCCCCGCCTCGTACCTGGGGGTCCTCGATCCGCTGCGGGCAGCGTTCGCTAGGGCGAACGGCGTGCCCGCGGCCCTGTTCAGCCCCAACTCCGCCGGTGCGTGCCCGGTGTGCCGGGGCCGCGGCGTGATCGAGACCGATCTCGCGTTCCTCGATCCCGTCAGCACCGTCTGCGAGGCGTGCGGCGGTTCGCGCTTCTCGGACGAGGCGCTGCGCCACCGGCTGCACGGCCGCACGATCGCCGACGTGCTCGCCCTCACCGTCGACGAGGCGCGTGCGGTCCTGCCCGCGGTGCGGCCTGCGCTCGATCGCACGGTGGACGTCGGGCTCGGTCACCTGACACTCGATCGCCCGCTCACCACCCTCTCCGGTGGGGAGCGGCAGCGGCTGAAGCTCGCCGCCGAGCCCGCCGTCGAGGGTGGTGTGGTCGTGCTCGACGAGCCGACCGCCGGTTTGCACCCGAGCGACGTCGCGCGGCTGCTCGAGGTCCTGCACCGGCTGGTGGAGCGCGGCAGCACGGTCGTGGTGGTGGAACACGACCTCGACGTGGTCGCCCGGGCCGACCGGGTGATCGAGCTCGGACCGGGGCCGGGTCGCGAGGGCGGGCGGATCGTGTTCACCGGCACCCCGTGCGCCCTCGTGGCGCACGAGGCCTCGATCACCGGGCGGCACCTGCGGCGTGCGCTCGCCCCTGAACGATGCGGTGCCCGCCTCTGA
- a CDS encoding class I SAM-dependent methyltransferase, protein MPEPRDYDADPERYRLGMRVTAAHCAPGVNLQARIVEHLLAAGVTTVLDAGCGDGALAAGAAGYPLEVIGLDAAVPMVAAARAHGPVVRGDIAALPVADASVDAVVMVNVLYHLDRPAVALREARRVLRPDGLFVAGTVARSDSPELAPFWRPTPGTFDAENAGGIVAAVFGAVTVEAWDAPLVTLPDRDAVRDYLRARFVPPDDAGRLADAVAARGPLPLPVTKRGALLLARH, encoded by the coding sequence ATGCCGGAACCGCGCGACTACGACGCCGACCCCGAGCGGTATCGGCTGGGCATGCGCGTGACGGCCGCGCACTGCGCGCCGGGGGTGAACCTGCAGGCCCGGATCGTCGAGCACCTCCTGGCGGCGGGCGTCACCACCGTGCTCGACGCGGGCTGTGGCGACGGCGCCCTCGCCGCGGGCGCGGCCGGCTACCCCCTGGAGGTCATCGGGCTGGACGCGGCCGTCCCGATGGTCGCGGCCGCCCGCGCGCACGGACCGGTCGTGCGCGGCGACATCGCGGCCCTCCCGGTGGCGGACGCGAGCGTCGACGCGGTAGTCATGGTCAACGTGCTCTACCACCTCGACCGGCCGGCGGTCGCGCTCCGCGAGGCGCGCAGGGTCCTGAGACCGGACGGGCTCTTCGTCGCCGGGACGGTGGCGCGCTCGGACTCACCCGAGCTGGCACCGTTCTGGCGGCCGACGCCGGGAACCTTCGACGCCGAGAACGCGGGCGGCATCGTGGCGGCCGTGTTCGGCGCCGTGACCGTCGAGGCGTGGGACGCCCCGCTCGTGACGCTCCCCGACCGCGACGCCGTGCGGGACTACCTGCGCGCCCGGTTCGTGCCACCGGACGACGCCGGCCGCCTCGCCGACGCGGTCGCGGCGCGCGGCCCGCTCCCGCTACCGGTGACCAAACGCGGCGCGCTGCTGCTCGCACGCCACTGA
- a CDS encoding aminoglycoside phosphotransferase family protein → MEPTGRRVRALVVHDGALLGVLPPFEVTSPWWSDVEPVAAELDRRLGARTAVLRMVTATGIGMRGGEVTYVAEALTPPTSPPEWDGAPDPGVLAPQEHRMRWAEPGGPARVLDWAAAELRALEQPLTGPPVQVKSWNLSCLYRLPTTAGPVWIKCTPPFLGPEALAAGYVAQHDPDLVPTVLASTTDGGCTLMADVPGRDCWDADASTIGGVLPRYVTVQAALAGHALPALPDRRVSTLAARAERLLAPDVTGELDAAERQALTRVVAELPHRAAAIAAAGLPETLLHGDFHPGNWRSDGRRHVVFDWCEGSRGHPACDVLRLAGWLPAPLAELAAELWAAEWRAAVPGCDPDRAAELVRPVQHLEAALTYQRFLDGIEPDERRYHEGDPADQIREALAHCRT, encoded by the coding sequence GTGGAACCGACCGGTCGCCGGGTGCGCGCACTCGTGGTGCACGACGGCGCCCTCCTCGGCGTGCTGCCCCCGTTCGAGGTGACGAGCCCGTGGTGGTCGGACGTCGAGCCGGTCGCGGCCGAGCTGGATCGGCGGCTCGGCGCCCGCACGGCCGTGCTCCGCATGGTCACGGCCACCGGCATCGGGATGCGCGGCGGCGAGGTGACCTACGTGGCCGAGGCGCTGACCCCACCGACGTCGCCACCGGAATGGGACGGGGCTCCCGATCCCGGTGTGCTCGCACCGCAGGAGCACCGGATGCGCTGGGCGGAGCCCGGCGGGCCTGCGCGGGTGCTGGACTGGGCGGCGGCCGAGCTGCGCGCGCTGGAGCAGCCGCTCACCGGCCCACCCGTGCAGGTGAAGTCGTGGAACCTCTCCTGCCTCTACCGGCTGCCCACCACGGCCGGACCCGTCTGGATCAAGTGCACGCCTCCGTTCCTCGGGCCCGAGGCGCTGGCCGCCGGCTACGTGGCCCAGCACGACCCGGACCTCGTTCCCACGGTGCTGGCCTCCACCACCGACGGCGGGTGCACGTTGATGGCCGACGTGCCCGGCAGGGACTGCTGGGATGCCGACGCATCCACGATCGGCGGGGTGTTGCCTCGGTACGTCACCGTGCAGGCCGCGCTCGCCGGACACGCACTGCCCGCTCTGCCCGACCGCCGGGTCTCCACGCTCGCCGCCCGCGCCGAACGCCTGCTCGCTCCGGACGTGACCGGCGAGCTCGACGCCGCCGAGCGGCAGGCGCTCACCCGCGTCGTGGCCGAGCTGCCGCACCGCGCGGCCGCGATCGCCGCCGCGGGGTTGCCCGAGACCCTCCTGCACGGCGACTTCCACCCGGGCAACTGGCGCTCCGACGGTCGGCGCCACGTCGTCTTCGACTGGTGCGAAGGCAGCCGCGGCCACCCCGCGTGCGACGTTCTGCGGCTCGCCGGATGGCTACCGGCCCCGCTGGCCGAGCTTGCCGCGGAACTGTGGGCGGCCGAGTGGCGCGCCGCGGTACCCGGATGCGACCCGGACAGGGCCGCGGAGCTGGTGCGGCCCGTCCAGCACCTCGAGGCCGCACTCACCTACCAGCGGTTCCTCGACGGCATCGAGCCGGACGAGCGGCGCTACCACGAAGGCGATCCGGCGGACCAGATCCGTGAGGCGCTCGCTCACTGCCGCACGTAG